TGGCCCCGGCGCGGGCAGCAAGGCGAAAAAGGCCGAGGAGTTGGGGGTCGAGATGATCGACGAAGACGGCTGGCTAGACTTGATCGGGGATGCATGAGCACGCGGCCTGAAATCCTTTTCCCGCTGTTTGCGGGGCTTGAAACGCTGGAGGGCGTGGGGCCGAAAAGTGCGCAGAACATGGGTGCTTTGGCGATTGAGAAGCCGCGCGATGTGCTGTTCACGCTGCCCTATTCCGGGGTCGACCGGCGCAAGCGGGACACGGTGCAGGGGGCCGAAATTCCCGGTGTGGTGACGGTCGAGGTGACCGTGGGCCGCCACACGGCGCCGCAACGCCGCGGCGGGCCGTATCGGGTCTATGTGGAGGATGCGGCGACCTCGTTTCCCTTGGTGTTTTTCCATGCGCGGGACGAATATTTACGGCGGATTTTGCCGACGGGGGCGCGGCGCGTGGTCTCGGGCAAGGTGGAACTGTTCGACGGCATGGCGCAGATGGTTCACCCCGAGCATATCCTGCCCCCCGAGGAGGCGGGAGATATCCCGGATTTCGAGCCGGTTTATCCGCTGACCGCTGGCGTCACGCAGAAAACCATGATGAAGGCTGTCGGCAGTGCCTTGGCGCGTGTGCCGGACCTGCCGGAATGGATCGACCCCGCGCAGAAGGCGCAAGCCGGCTGGCCCGATTGGGCCGAAGCGGTGCGTGCGGCGCATACCCCTGAAGATATGGGCGATCTGAGCCCGGCGCATCCGGCGCGCGAACGGCTGGCCTATGACGAGTTCATGGCGCACCAGATGACGCTGGCCTTGGCGCGGGCCAAGTTGCGCCGGGGCAAGGGGCGGGCGACCGTGGGTACGGGGAATTTGCAGGCCAAGGTCTTGGAGGCTTTGCCCTATGAATTGACAGGCGCGCAGACCCGCGCGATTGCCGAGATCGCCGAGGATATGGCCGCGCCGCGCCGGATGAACCGCCTGCTTCAGGGCGATGTGGGCGCGGGCAAGACGCTTGTGGCTTTGAAGGCGCTATTGATTGCCGTGGAAGCAGGTGGGCAGGGGGTGATGATGGCCCCGACCGAGATTCTGGCGCGTCAGCATTTGCAAGGCTTGACCCCCTTGGCCGAGGCGGCGGGCGTGGTGATCGAGATATTGACGGGCCGTGACAAGGGGGCAGAGCGGCGCGCCAAGCTGGAGGCCCTGAAGCGGGGCGATATCCAGATCCTTGTGGGCACCCATGCGGTTTTTCAAAAGGACGTGGAATTTGCCGATCTGCGGCTGGCCATCGTGGATGAGCAGCACAGGTTCGGGGTGCGGCAGCGGCTGGAACTGGGCAAGAAGGGGGCTCAGGCCGATGTTCTGGTGATGACGGCGACGCCGATCCCGCGCAGCCTGTCATTGGCGCAATATGGCGACATGGATGTGAGCGTGCTGGACGAAAAACCGCCCGGGCGCAAACCGATCAAGACCGCCTTGGTGAACATGGCGCGGATGGACGAGGTGGTGGAACACCTGCGCCGCGCGGTGGCGGAGGGACGGCAAGCCTATTGGGTGTGCCCCTTGGTCGAGGAAAGCGAGGCTGTGGACCTGTCCAGCGCCGTGGACCGCTTCAAACGGTTGCGCGCGGCCTTGGGCGAAGGGGTGGTGGGCCTTGTGCACGGGCAAATGCCCCCCGATGAAAAAGACGCGGCCATGGCGGCGTTTCAAAAGGGCGAAACCAGTGTTCTGGTTTCGACCACGGTGATCGAAGTGGGGGTGGATGTGCCCAATGCCTCGATCATGGTGATCGAGCGGGCCGAGCACTTCGGCCTTGCCCAGTTGCACCAGTTGCGCGGGCGTGTGGGGCGCGGCGAGGCGGCCTCGACCTGCCTGTTGATGTATCAAGCGCCGCTGAGCGAGGGGGGCGAGAAACGCCTGACCACCATGCGCGACACCGAAGACGGGTTTCGCATCGCCGAGGTAGACCTTGAGATGCGCGGGGCGGGCGATCTGATCGGCACCGCGCAATCGGGGCTGCCGCGCTTCCGGGTGGCGGACATGGAAAGCCAATCGGCGCTGATGGCGGTGGCGCAATCGGATGCCCGGAAGCTTCTGGCCGAGGATGCGGATTTGACCAGTGAGCGGGGGCAGGCGGCCCGTGTTCTGCTGTGGTTGATGGAACAGGATCAGGCGATCCGGTTGATTTCGGTCGGCTAGGGAAATCCCGTGATTCCAAGGGTTTGATCCAGAAAATCCTTAAAAGTTCGCAAATGTTCTAAAAAAGTTCTTGCTTTTTGTTCCTCAAAATGAGAACAAAGTAGCAACTTAGGAACACGGGATAAGGAGGCCACCATGCTTCGCCAGATCAAGACAGCCGCCGAAAGCTCCTCCGAGACATTGCTTGGAGATTTCATTGGCGCCGCCGCCCTGATGGTGACACTGGTTGCCGGTCTCTACATCCCGGGTTTCATCTGAGTTTCTGCCTGCGACGCTTCGCACCTGCTGCCTGCATCCTGTCCCCAATGTTGATGCATGTGACATAGCCTGTCCCACTGTCCCGCCGGGTCTGCCTCAAATCCCCGGTTCTGCGGCAGGTCACACGAAGCCGAGCTTTCCCTGCCGCCGCCGCTGTTTCAGCGCGCGGCGGTTTTTTTTCATGGAAACCGCAATTGACCGCGGGCAATGCGAGGTGGGGGCGCGGGGAGCAGGTTGAGAGCGCAATCTGCAAGGAGGACTGTAAAATGAGACTTTTCGGTCAAGCGTGCTTTTTGACGATGGTTTTAGGGGCGAGTGGGACAGTAACGGCGCAGGAAGGCTTTGGAGAAGCTGAGTACATGAATTCCTGTGCGCAATGTCACGGGGCGGACGGAACCGGCAGTGGCCCGATGGCGGGGTACCTGACCACCAGTCTTCCTGATCTTACGATGCTGAGCGCGGATAATGGCGGGATATTCCCGGTGGAACGCGTTTACGAGGTTGTCGATGGCCGTGCCGATATCGGCCCGCACGGCAGCCGTGAAATGCCGGCTTGGGGAATGCGATATACCTATGATGCAGAGGCGCGCCCGATGATCGACTATGCCCCGGCACCAGAAGCGCAGGCGCGCGTGCGTATCCTGTCGTTGGTCGAGTACTTGGCTGGCATGCAGAAATAACGCCCCGCGTCAGGCGCAGGAATGGGCCGCATTGGCCTGTTCCATGGCCTCGACCGTGGCCTCGAGCGTGAGCAGGATGGAGGCGTGGCGATTCTTGTAGTCGCGGGCGGGGCGCAGCACTTCGAGCCCGTCGAAGGGTGCGGGCGGTGTGGGGCCGTCGGATTTCAGCATGGCCTTGAGGGCATCGCGGGCCTCGGTCACCTGGGGCAGCGTGCAGCCGATGATTGCCCGCCCCACCACGCTGGCCGCGGCCTGGCCCAAAGCACAGGCCTTCACCTCGGCGGCGTAATCGGTGATTTTCTCGCCATCGGTGACCAGGTCCACGGTGACGGTCGAGCCGCAAAGCGGCGCGCGGCGTTTGACCGTGGCCTCGGGGGCCTCGAGCCGCCCGTGGTGCGGAATATCGGCGGCCAGTTCGAGAATCCGGGCCGAGTAAAGCTTGATCAGGTCGGTTTCGCCGCTCATGGCTTTCCCTTTCGCGTGACACCCCATAGATAGAGGCCATGACGGCAGATGCAAAAGGTTTTCCTCCATGAATTTCGATGCTTCGACACTAAAGTACGACGACAAGGGCCTTATTCCGGCGGTCGCACAGGACCATGAAAGCGGTGAGGTTCTGATGGTGGCATGGATGAATGCCGAGGCCGTGGCGCGGACGCTGGAGACCGGGCGCGTGACCTATTGGAGCCGGTCGCGGCAGGCGTTTTGGATCAAGGGAGAGACCTCGGGGCATGTGCAGGAATTGATCGAGATGCGGGTGGATTGCGACCGCGATTGCCTGTTGGTGTTGATCCGGCAGGAGGGGCCGGCCTGTCACACCAACCGGCGGAGTTGTTTTTACACGGCTGTGCGGGATGGTGCGGAAGTGGAGATCATGGCGCCTGTGTCCGAGTGAGGCGCTTGTGGGGGTTTTCCACCCCCACACCCCCGGAGAGTATTTCAGGAAAGATGAAGCGGTGTCACAGGCCGATCATGTGCCGGATATCGTGAGGGGTTTTGCCCATCGCGCGGTAGCTGGCGATGGCGCGGGCGTCATCGCGTTTGGCAAGGCGTCGGCCCGTATCGTCGCGGATCAGGCGGTGGTGGTGATAGATTGGTGTGGGCAGGCCCAGCAGGCGTTGCAGCAGGACGTGGATTTGCGTGGCTGTAAAGAGGTCTTGGCCGCGGATGACATGGGTGATGCCTTGGTCGGCATCGTCGCAGACCACGGAGAGGTGGTAGGAAGCGCCCATGCCGGGGCGGGCGAGGGCCACGTCGCCGACGGTTTTGATCATATCTTGTGGGGTGATGGTTCCGGTTTCGCCCTCGGGGCCTTGGCCGGTTTCGATGAAATTCAGGGGCGGGTCGAGGCGCGTCAGGGCGCGTGCCATGTCGAGCCGCAAGGGGGTGTCGGGCATGGGGCCTGTCGGTGGGGTGTTCGGGCGGCAGGTGCCGGGATAGATCAGCCCGTCTGGCCCATGCAGCGGGGCGCCTTCTTGCGGCGCGGAGGCGGCGGCGCGAATGTCGGCGCGGCTGCATGAACAGGGGTAGAGAAGCCCTTGATTCCAAAGGATTTGTAGCGCTTCACGATAGCGTGAGAGGCGATCGGACTGGCGCAGGACGGGCGTGGGCCAGTCGAGACCCAGCCAGTGCAGGTCGTCGTAGATCTGCGCCTCCCATACGGGACGGGAGCGGGATTGATCGAGATCGTCGATGCGCAGGTGAAAACTGCCACCCGCCGCTTGGGCCATGTCGAAGGCGGTGAGCGCCGAGAAGGCATGGCCGAGGTGCAGAGGGCCGGTTGGCGATGGGGCGAAGCGCGTGGTGAAAGTCATGTGATTACAGGTGCTTCGCGAGTGATCTTCATGCCGTTTCAGGTGCTTTGACGTGATCCAGCCAATCGGTCCAAGCGGCTTTGGCGCGGTCGGTATAGGCCTTGTATCGGTCCTTGCGCCCACGGCGCCCGCCCTTGAGGCCATCGACCGGGCGGAAGAGGCCGAAATTGACGTTCATCGGTTGGAAAGTCTTGGCCTCGGCCCCGCCGGTGATGTGGTGGATGAGGGCGCCCATGGCGGAATCCTGCGGCACCGGGGGCGGGGTCTGGCCCAAGATCTCGGCGGCGGCCATACGGCCCGCGAGAAGGCCCATGGCGGCGGATTCGACGTAGCCTTCGACGCCGGTGATCTGGCCCGCGAAACGAATATGGGGTTTTGAGTGCAGGCGCATTTGGTTGTCCAGCAGCGTTGGCGAGTTGATGAAGGTGTTGCGGTGAATGCCGCCAAGGCGCGCGAAGCTGGCATCCTCAAGTCCGGGAATCATTTTGAAAACAGCGGTTTGCGCGCCGTACTTCATCTTGGTTTGAAAGCCGACGATATTGAACAGCGTGCCAAGCGCGTTGTCGCGGCGAAGCTGCACCACGGCCCAGGG
Above is a genomic segment from Roseovarius bejariae containing:
- the recG gene encoding ATP-dependent DNA helicase RecG — its product is MSTRPEILFPLFAGLETLEGVGPKSAQNMGALAIEKPRDVLFTLPYSGVDRRKRDTVQGAEIPGVVTVEVTVGRHTAPQRRGGPYRVYVEDAATSFPLVFFHARDEYLRRILPTGARRVVSGKVELFDGMAQMVHPEHILPPEEAGDIPDFEPVYPLTAGVTQKTMMKAVGSALARVPDLPEWIDPAQKAQAGWPDWAEAVRAAHTPEDMGDLSPAHPARERLAYDEFMAHQMTLALARAKLRRGKGRATVGTGNLQAKVLEALPYELTGAQTRAIAEIAEDMAAPRRMNRLLQGDVGAGKTLVALKALLIAVEAGGQGVMMAPTEILARQHLQGLTPLAEAAGVVIEILTGRDKGAERRAKLEALKRGDIQILVGTHAVFQKDVEFADLRLAIVDEQHRFGVRQRLELGKKGAQADVLVMTATPIPRSLSLAQYGDMDVSVLDEKPPGRKPIKTALVNMARMDEVVEHLRRAVAEGRQAYWVCPLVEESEAVDLSSAVDRFKRLRAALGEGVVGLVHGQMPPDEKDAAMAAFQKGETSVLVSTTVIEVGVDVPNASIMVIERAEHFGLAQLHQLRGRVGRGEAASTCLLMYQAPLSEGGEKRLTTMRDTEDGFRIAEVDLEMRGAGDLIGTAQSGLPRFRVADMESQSALMAVAQSDARKLLAEDADLTSERGQAARVLLWLMEQDQAIRLISVG
- a CDS encoding c-type cytochrome; the encoded protein is MVLGASGTVTAQEGFGEAEYMNSCAQCHGADGTGSGPMAGYLTTSLPDLTMLSADNGGIFPVERVYEVVDGRADIGPHGSREMPAWGMRYTYDAEARPMIDYAPAPEAQARVRILSLVEYLAGMQK
- a CDS encoding iron-sulfur cluster assembly scaffold protein gives rise to the protein MSGETDLIKLYSARILELAADIPHHGRLEAPEATVKRRAPLCGSTVTVDLVTDGEKITDYAAEVKACALGQAAASVVGRAIIGCTLPQVTEARDALKAMLKSDGPTPPAPFDGLEVLRPARDYKNRHASILLTLEATVEAMEQANAAHSCA
- the hisI gene encoding phosphoribosyl-AMP cyclohydrolase → MNFDASTLKYDDKGLIPAVAQDHESGEVLMVAWMNAEAVARTLETGRVTYWSRSRQAFWIKGETSGHVQELIEMRVDCDRDCLLVLIRQEGPACHTNRRSCFYTAVRDGAEVEIMAPVSE
- the gluQRS gene encoding tRNA glutamyl-Q(34) synthetase GluQRS, with product MTFTTRFAPSPTGPLHLGHAFSALTAFDMAQAAGGSFHLRIDDLDQSRSRPVWEAQIYDDLHWLGLDWPTPVLRQSDRLSRYREALQILWNQGLLYPCSCSRADIRAAASAPQEGAPLHGPDGLIYPGTCRPNTPPTGPMPDTPLRLDMARALTRLDPPLNFIETGQGPEGETGTITPQDMIKTVGDVALARPGMGASYHLSVVCDDADQGITHVIRGQDLFTATQIHVLLQRLLGLPTPIYHHHRLIRDDTGRRLAKRDDARAIASYRAMGKTPHDIRHMIGL